Proteins from a single region of Mailhella massiliensis:
- the drmD gene encoding DISARM system SNF2-like helicase DrmD — MESIPQVGQTVLVRGRPYLVESISPQAAFDAEGVQHLVHLACLDENSLDERLFVVWEMEPGAEVREHSSLPALEKFDAPDDLDAFLHAVRWGVVSQMDHSSMQAPFRSGIEPEDYQLEPVAKALTMPRVNLLLADDVGLGKTIEAGLVVEELMLRNRLNTVLVVCPSSLQVQWKEEMRDKFGLEFRIINSESVSLLRRKRGIHVNPWTHFPRLITSIDYLKQDRVLQRFCETLPAEGEKRWPRRYDMLIVDEAHNIAPAGSLNYVKASLRTKAIRTISPHFEHRMFLTATPHNGYRESFSALLEILDDQRFVRGMDPDRGALSQVLVRRMKTEIVDAFGRPRFPARRVQALEVEYGGSEVALYGLLQRYCALCAARHAASATAGRAVQFVMKLLKKRFFSSPYAFSSSVDTHVEGRKKGAVSDAAFLHMRLPDMDELVDDEGAEMERDAMAFSSGAMGATAADEEWTLLLEMQKKAAEAARHSDAKARALVRWLKENLCPEGRWNDTRVVIFTEYRDTQNYLAELLCAVGLGGERLRLINGSTPSDEREAVKAAFQASPGQAAVRILLGTDAASEGINLQNWCSHLIHYEIPWNPGRLEQRNGRIDRHGQRAPKVDIYHFIAAGGKEAGRGEGAAMLKADMDFLFRVVQKVENIRMDLGKVGPVLAKQVEETMLAVGGAAGRAPARADQDAEVERAAREARAAQRMLKVDRDIKKALADVRDKLEQTRHKLLLTPGNVRHTVEVALRLAGQPPLVPAKVKGLPEGSAFMLPALTGAWGFCREGNAHPHTHEPRPIVFDGDLARGRDDVVLAHLNHRLVNLSLQTLRSQLWASPMSCRLHRAAVRQVPSSLTSAPVVVLLGRIIVSGSTNQRILEEMIMAGGRMREGRFARMGVQELEKFWNAAMALPGSVRAVQEEDAVRDIWPAMKEQLYAALEARLGDRVKTLQSRIDSRVAEEEGRIRAVMSDLEKNIRAELQELKAPSPRWLSLLDAEEKQTHNADVAVLERRLRNIPRECDEEIAHLHARYGSPRTNLLPLAVCWFIPASCQTAGEH; from the coding sequence ATGGAATCCATACCTCAGGTCGGGCAGACCGTTCTTGTCCGGGGGCGCCCCTATCTTGTGGAAAGCATTTCGCCGCAGGCCGCGTTTGATGCGGAAGGGGTGCAGCACCTTGTTCATCTTGCCTGTCTGGATGAAAATTCGCTGGATGAACGCCTTTTTGTGGTGTGGGAAATGGAACCGGGCGCGGAGGTGCGGGAGCATTCGTCGCTCCCTGCGCTGGAGAAGTTCGATGCCCCCGATGACCTGGACGCCTTTCTTCATGCCGTGCGCTGGGGCGTGGTTTCGCAGATGGACCACAGCTCCATGCAGGCGCCGTTCCGCAGCGGCATAGAACCGGAGGATTATCAGCTCGAACCTGTGGCGAAGGCATTGACCATGCCCCGGGTGAACCTGCTGCTTGCCGACGACGTGGGCCTCGGCAAGACCATAGAGGCCGGGCTGGTGGTGGAGGAGCTGATGCTCCGCAACCGGCTGAACACGGTGCTGGTGGTGTGCCCTTCCTCCCTTCAGGTTCAGTGGAAGGAGGAAATGCGCGACAAGTTCGGGCTGGAGTTCCGCATCATCAACAGCGAGAGTGTTTCTCTTCTGCGGCGCAAGAGGGGGATACACGTCAACCCGTGGACGCATTTTCCGCGGCTCATCACCTCCATCGACTATCTGAAGCAGGATCGCGTGCTTCAGCGTTTTTGCGAAACGCTGCCTGCGGAAGGGGAAAAGCGCTGGCCGCGCCGCTACGACATGCTTATTGTGGACGAGGCCCACAACATCGCCCCTGCCGGAAGTCTGAACTATGTGAAGGCCTCCCTGCGGACAAAGGCCATACGCACCATAAGCCCGCACTTTGAACACCGCATGTTTCTGACCGCCACGCCCCATAACGGCTACCGGGAATCGTTTTCCGCGCTGCTGGAAATTCTTGACGATCAGCGCTTCGTCCGCGGCATGGACCCGGACAGGGGCGCGCTTTCCCAGGTGCTTGTCCGCCGCATGAAGACGGAGATTGTGGATGCGTTCGGCAGGCCCCGCTTTCCCGCGCGCCGGGTGCAGGCGCTGGAAGTGGAGTACGGCGGAAGCGAGGTTGCGCTTTACGGCCTGCTGCAACGCTACTGCGCCCTGTGCGCCGCCCGGCACGCCGCTTCCGCTACTGCGGGAAGGGCCGTGCAGTTTGTGATGAAGCTTTTGAAAAAGCGCTTCTTTTCTTCGCCGTATGCGTTTTCCTCTTCGGTGGATACCCATGTGGAAGGCAGGAAGAAGGGCGCGGTTTCCGACGCGGCGTTTTTGCATATGCGCCTGCCCGACATGGACGAGCTTGTCGATGACGAAGGAGCGGAGATGGAGCGCGACGCCATGGCTTTTTCCAGCGGGGCCATGGGCGCCACGGCGGCCGATGAGGAATGGACGTTGCTTTTGGAAATGCAGAAGAAGGCGGCCGAGGCGGCAAGGCACAGCGACGCCAAGGCCCGGGCGCTCGTGCGCTGGTTGAAGGAGAACCTGTGCCCGGAGGGGCGCTGGAACGATACGCGGGTGGTGATTTTTACGGAATACCGCGACACGCAGAATTACCTTGCGGAACTTCTGTGCGCGGTGGGGCTCGGCGGGGAGAGGCTCCGCCTCATCAACGGTTCCACGCCTTCCGACGAGAGGGAGGCCGTCAAGGCCGCGTTTCAGGCTTCGCCCGGGCAGGCTGCCGTGCGCATTCTACTCGGTACGGATGCGGCCTCCGAAGGCATCAACCTTCAGAACTGGTGTTCCCACCTTATTCATTATGAAATTCCCTGGAATCCCGGCAGGCTGGAGCAGCGCAACGGCCGCATAGACCGCCACGGCCAGCGCGCGCCCAAGGTGGACATTTATCACTTCATCGCCGCAGGCGGCAAAGAAGCCGGCCGGGGCGAGGGAGCCGCCATGCTGAAGGCGGACATGGATTTTCTCTTCCGCGTGGTGCAGAAGGTGGAAAACATACGCATGGACCTCGGCAAGGTGGGGCCGGTGCTGGCAAAGCAGGTGGAAGAGACCATGCTTGCCGTGGGCGGGGCTGCGGGAAGGGCGCCCGCACGGGCGGACCAGGATGCCGAGGTGGAGAGGGCTGCGCGGGAGGCACGGGCTGCACAGCGTATGCTGAAGGTGGACAGGGATATTAAAAAAGCCCTTGCCGACGTGCGGGACAAGCTTGAGCAGACCCGCCACAAGCTGCTTCTGACGCCGGGGAACGTGCGGCATACGGTGGAGGTGGCCCTGCGCCTTGCCGGTCAGCCGCCGCTTGTGCCGGCAAAGGTGAAGGGCCTGCCGGAGGGGAGTGCGTTCATGCTCCCTGCGCTTACCGGGGCATGGGGCTTCTGCCGGGAAGGCAACGCGCACCCCCACACGCACGAGCCGCGGCCCATAGTGTTCGACGGCGACCTTGCCCGCGGCAGGGACGACGTGGTCCTTGCCCACCTCAATCACCGCCTGGTGAACCTGAGCCTGCAGACGCTGCGTTCCCAGCTGTGGGCTTCGCCCATGAGCTGCCGCCTGCACCGGGCCGCCGTGCGTCAGGTGCCTTCCTCGCTTACGTCGGCTCCCGTGGTGGTGCTTCTCGGCCGCATTATTGTGAGCGGAAGCACCAATCAGCGCATTCTTGAGGAAATGATCATGGCCGGGGGGCGCATGAGGGAGGGGCGTTTTGCCCGCATGGGCGTGCAGGAGCTGGAAAAATTCTGGAACGCGGCCATGGCCCTGCCCGGGAGCGTGCGCGCCGTGCAGGAAGAGGACGCCGTGCGCGACATATGGCCTGCCATGAAGGAACAGCTGTACGCCGCGCTTGAGGCGCGCCTCGGCGACAGGGTGAAGACGCTGCAAAGCCGCATCGACAGTCGTGTGGCCGAGGAGGAAGGCCGCATCAGGGCAGTGATGAGCGATTTGGAAAAGAATATCAGGGCGGAGCTGCAGGAGCTGAAGGCCCCCTCGCCGCGCTGGCTTTCGCTGCTGGACGCCGAGGAAAAACAGACACACAACGCCGACGTGGCCGTGCTGGAGCGCCGACTGCGGAACATTCCCCGGGAATGCGATGAGGAAATCGCGCATCTTCACGCCCGCTACGGTTCGCCGCGCACCAACCTGCTGCCGCTTGCCGTATGCTGGTTTATTCCCGCCTCCTGTCAAACTGCCGGAGAACACTGA